A single window of Granulicella sibirica DNA harbors:
- a CDS encoding VOC family protein, which translates to MEITVHLGFPGTCETAFRFYERCLGGTITTLLTWGESPIAGMVGEDWRGKVCHATLDLGGSLVMGVDTPPLEYERIGGFQMLLKVESVGRAEEVFAALGQGGTVKMALAETFWAERYGIVVDQFGVTWEVQAQVTQNAA; encoded by the coding sequence ATGGAGATCACGGTACATCTTGGATTTCCGGGGACGTGCGAGACGGCCTTCCGGTTCTATGAGCGATGCCTCGGGGGCACGATCACGACCCTGCTGACGTGGGGAGAGTCGCCGATTGCGGGCATGGTTGGCGAGGATTGGCGTGGGAAAGTCTGTCACGCGACGCTTGATCTCGGAGGTTCCCTCGTCATGGGTGTGGACACGCCTCCGCTTGAGTATGAGCGGATTGGCGGGTTTCAGATGTTGCTCAAGGTGGAGAGTGTGGGGAGGGCCGAAGAGGTCTTTGCGGCGCTGGGGCAAGGTGGGACGGTCAAGATGGCGCTTGCGGAGACCTTCTGGGCGGAGCGGTATGGGATCGTGGTGGATCAGTTTGGGGTGACGTGGGAAGTACAGGCCCAGGTCACCCAGAATGCGGCTTAG
- the ilvA gene encoding threonine ammonia-lyase, with translation MIGLADVLAARERVRESVYLSPCAHSVVLSELTGQQVYLKLENLQMTGSFKERGALNRIAMLTPEEAANGVVAASAGNHAQGVAYHATKRGIRSIIVMPLPTPLVKVTATRGFGAEVVLFGANYDEACEEATRICKAEGMTFIHPFDDAIVMAGQGTIGLELLEQIPKLEAVVVPIGGGGLIGGIACAVKESRPDIKVIGVQTARLPSMLAAVREGGPVTLDPATTIGDGIAVRRAGDVTYPVVKKYVDEIVTVEEDEIASAILMLLEREKTLAEGAGATALAALLQKRTSLKAEHTAVLVCGGNIDVTLLARIIERGLVQDGRLIRLRIHLLDKPGALSELTKLIASYRANIVDTLYNRAYYGVNLGDTTIDITLETRGPQQVVELQEAMTAGGYRYSRVF, from the coding sequence TGCTTTCGGAGTTGACGGGGCAGCAGGTTTATTTGAAGCTCGAGAACCTGCAGATGACGGGGTCGTTCAAAGAGCGCGGGGCGCTGAACCGGATTGCGATGCTGACTCCGGAAGAGGCGGCGAACGGCGTGGTGGCGGCGAGCGCCGGGAATCATGCGCAGGGCGTGGCTTACCACGCGACGAAGCGGGGGATTCGGTCGATCATCGTGATGCCTCTGCCTACACCGTTGGTGAAGGTGACGGCTACGCGTGGGTTTGGGGCAGAGGTCGTTCTTTTCGGGGCCAACTACGACGAGGCATGCGAGGAGGCGACGCGGATCTGCAAGGCCGAGGGGATGACGTTTATTCATCCGTTCGACGATGCGATCGTGATGGCTGGGCAGGGGACGATCGGGCTGGAATTGTTGGAGCAGATTCCGAAGCTTGAGGCCGTGGTGGTGCCGATTGGCGGTGGTGGGCTGATCGGGGGGATTGCGTGCGCGGTGAAGGAGTCACGACCGGATATCAAAGTGATCGGGGTGCAGACGGCACGGCTGCCGTCGATGCTGGCGGCGGTGCGCGAGGGTGGGCCGGTGACGCTCGACCCGGCGACGACGATCGGGGATGGTATCGCGGTGCGGCGGGCGGGAGATGTGACCTATCCCGTGGTCAAGAAGTATGTCGATGAGATTGTGACCGTGGAGGAGGACGAGATTGCTTCGGCGATTCTTATGCTTCTGGAACGGGAGAAGACGCTTGCTGAAGGGGCGGGTGCGACCGCGCTTGCCGCGCTGTTGCAGAAGCGGACGAGCCTGAAGGCGGAGCATACGGCGGTGCTGGTATGCGGCGGAAATATCGATGTCACGCTGCTGGCGCGGATCATCGAGCGCGGTTTGGTGCAGGATGGAAGGCTGATCCGGCTGCGGATTCATCTGCTGGACAAGCCGGGAGCGCTATCGGAGTTGACGAAGCTGATTGCCAGTTATCGGGCAAATATTGTCGATACGCTCTATAACCGGGCTTATTACGGGGTCAATCTTGGGGATACCACGATCGATATCACGCTCGAGACGAGGGGGCCGCAGCAGGTGGTGGAGTTGCAGGAGGCTATGACGGCTGGGGGGTATCGGTACAGCCGGGTGTTTTAG